A stretch of Oreochromis aureus strain Israel breed Guangdong linkage group 11, ZZ_aureus, whole genome shotgun sequence DNA encodes these proteins:
- the stmn1b gene encoding stathmin 1b, translating to MASSGDIQVKELNKRASGQAFEVILSPSTPDAKVDFLLSPLKKKETSLDEIKRKLDAAEERRRSHEAEVLKHLAEKREHEKEVIQKAIEESCNFSKLAQEKLNQKMEANKENRTARLAALNEKFKEKDKKLEEVRKNKEAMKEREN from the exons ATGGCAAGTTCTGGAG aCATCCAAGTGAAAGAGCTGAATAAGCGTGCATCGGGTCAAGCGTTTGAGGTCATCCTAAGCCCCTCGACCCCAGACGCTAAGGTGGATTTTCTGTTGTCCCCGTTGAAGAAAAAGGAAACTTCACTGGATGAGATTAAGAGGAAACTGgatgctgctgaagaaagacGCAGG agCCACGAAGCTGAAGTGCTGAAACATCTCGCTGAGAAGCGAGAGCATGAGAAGGAGGTCATCCAGAAGGCCATTGAGGAAAGCTGCAACTTTAGCAAGCTGGCCCAGGAGAAACTGAATCAGAAGATGGAGGCGAACAAAGAAAACCGCACTGCCAGGTTGGCGGCCCTCAATGAGAAGTTTAAGGAGAAG GACAAGAAGCTTGAAGAAGTGAGAAAGAACAAGGAGGCAATGAAAGAACGAGAGAACTAA
- the serinc2l gene encoding serine incorporator 1 translates to MGACLALCSLASCASCLCGSAPCLLCGCCPSSNNSTITRLVFSFFLLMGTFVSVIMILPGMETQLRKIPGFCKGGTSILGIENQVDCNVIVGYKSVYRMCFAMTCFFFLFCAIMIRVRSSKDPRAAIQNGFWFFKFLILVGITVGAFFIPDGTFHDVWFYFGLVGSFIFIIIQLILLIDFAHSWNKAWVENAENGNKCWFAGLLSFTVLHYALAIAAVVLFYIYYTKSDDCTEHKVFISLNLIFCVIVSIVSILPKIQAAQPHSGLLQASIISLYTMYVTWSAMTNNPNRKCNPSLLSLVSNISTTQPSGGSPPGQVQWWDAQGIVGLIIFLFCTLYASIRSSSNTQVNKLMQTEEGGGSGGEGVVGEDGIRRAVDNEEEGVTYSYSFFHFHLCLASLYIMMTLTNWYKPETNTQVMQSTMPAVWVKMSSSWLGLGLYLWTLIAPLIFPDRDFS, encoded by the exons atgGGGGCTTGCTTGGCTTTGTGCTCTTTAGCCAGCTGT GCCTCATGTCTGTGTGGCTCAGCACCATGTCTTTTGTGTGGTTGCTGTCCCTCTTCAAATAACTCCACCATCACCCGCTTggttttctccttcttcttgcTGATGGGAACCTTTGTGTCTGTCATCATGATCCTTCCCGGAATGGAAACGCAGCTTCGCAAG ATCCCAGGATTTTGCAAGGGTGGAACTTCAATACTTGGTATTGAAAACCAGGTTGACTGTAATGTCATCGTGGGGTACAAGTCTGTGTATCGAATGTGCTTTGCCATGACCTGCTTCTTCTTTCTGTTCTGTGCCATCATGATTCGTGTCCGTAGCAGTAAAGACCCACGTGCAGCTATTCAAAATGG GTTCTGGTTCTTTAAGTTTCTGATCCTGGTCGGGATTACAGTGGGAGCCTTTTTCATCCCTGATGGGACATTTCATGATG TGTGGTTTTACTTCGGATTGGTGGGATCCTTTATCTTCATTATAATCCAACTCATCCTCCTCATTGACTTTGCCCACTCCTGGAACAAAGCCTGGGtagaaaatgctgaaaatgggaacaaatgcTGGTTTGCAG GGCTGCTGTCTTTCACTGTCCTCCACTATGCACTGGCTATCGCTGCTGTGGTGCTTTTCTACATTTACTATACAAAGTCAGATGACTGCACAGAGCACAAAGTCTTCATCAGCCTCAACCTTATCTTCTGCGTCATCGTCTCCATTGTTTCCATCTTACCAAAGATACAG GCAGCTCAACCACACTCTGGTCTGCTTCAGGCTTCTATTATTTCCCTTTACACCATGTATGTCACCTGGTCTGCGATGACCAACAATCCCA ATCGTAAGTGTAACCCCAGTCTGTTGAGTCTAGTGTCAAACATCAGCACCACTCAACCATCTGGTGGCAGCCCCCCAGGACAGGTGCAGTGGTGGGATGCTCAGGGCATCGTGGGGTTAATCATCTTCCTCTTTTGTACTCTCTATGCCAG TATCCGTTCATCCAGCAACACCCAGGTAAACAAGCTGATGCAGACAGAGGAGGGCGGAGGGTCAGGTGGAGAGGGTGTGGTTGGAGAGGATGGTATCCGCAGGGCTGTTGACAATGAAGAGGAGGGTGTCACTTACAGCTACTCCTTTTTCCATTTCCACCTCTGTCTGGCCTCTCTGTACATCATGATGACTCTTACCAACTGGTACAA ACCAGAAACCAACACCCAGGTCATGCAGAGCACTATGCCAGCTGTTTGGGTGAAGATGAGTTCCAGCTGGCTGGGCCTCGGGCTCTACCTCTGGACCCTGATTGCCCCTCTTATTTTCCCTGACAGGGATTTCAGCTGA